In one Thermaerobacter sp. PB12/4term genomic region, the following are encoded:
- a CDS encoding heavy-metal-associated domain-containing protein translates to MATRTYDVKGMSCNHCKHKVTEAISRLSGVTGVEVDLGTGKVTVTFSGEPDDQKVREAVDEAGYEVV, encoded by the coding sequence ATGGCGACCAGGACTTACGACGTGAAGGGCATGTCCTGCAACCACTGCAAGCATAAGGTGACCGAGGCCATCTCCCGCCTTTCCGGTGTCACCGGTGTCGAGGTGGACCTGGGTACGGGCAAGGTCACTGTGACCTTCTCCGGCGAGCCCGACGACCAGAAGGTGCGGGAGGCCGTCGACGAAGCCGGCTACGAGGTGGTCTGA